A section of the Felis catus isolate Fca126 chromosome B2, F.catus_Fca126_mat1.0, whole genome shotgun sequence genome encodes:
- the ABCF1 gene encoding ATP-binding cassette sub-family F member 1 isoform X3 codes for MERARAPQCLLNLLDKVVKKGKKDKKTKKTFFEELAVEDKQAGEEEKVLKEKEQPQQQQQQQKKKRDTRKGRRKKDVDDDGEEKELMERLKKLSVPASDEEDEVPAPIPRGGKKTKGGNVFAALIHDQSEDEEEEEKHPPKPAKLEKNRINKAVSEEQQPGLKGRKGKEEKSKGKTKPQNKFAALDNEEEEDEEEEITKQKEPLRQGREKTMKAEQGSEEEGEEEEEEGESKADDPYVHLSKKEKKKLKKQMEYERQVASLKAANAAENDFSVSQAEVSSRQAMLENASDIKLEKFSISAHGKELFVNADLYIVAGRRYGLVGPNGKGKTTLLKHIANRALSIPPNIDVLLCEQEVVADETPAVQAVLRADTKRLKLLEEERRLQGQLEQGDDAAAERLEKVYEELRATGAAAAEAKARRILAGLGFDPEMQNRPTQKFSGGWRMRVSLARALFMEPTLLMLDEPTNHLDLNAVIWLNNYLQGWRKTLLIVSHDQGFLDDVCTDIIHLDAQRLHYYRGNYMTFKKMYQQKQKELLKQYEKQEKKLKELKAGGKSTKQAEKQTKEALTRKQQKCRRKNQDEESQEAPELLKRPKEYTVRFTFPNPPPLSPPVLGLHGVTFGYEGQKPLFKNLDFGIDMDSRICIVGPNGVGKSTLLLLLTGKLTPTRGEMRKNHRLKIGFFNQQYAEQLRMEETPTEYLQRGFNLPYQDARKCLGRFGLESHAHTIQICKLSGGQKARVVFAELACREPDVLILDEPTNNLDIESIDALGEAINEYKGAVIVVSHDARLITETNCQLWVVEEQSVSQIDGDFEDYKREVLEALGEVMVNRPRE; via the exons TGTCTGCTTAACCTTCTAGACAAAGTggtgaagaaagggaagaaggacaaaaagaccaaaaagacG TTCTTTGAGGAACTGGCAGTAGAAGATAAACAggctggggaagaagagaaagtgcTAAAGGAGAAGGAGCAGCCGCAACAGCAACAGCAG caGCAAAAAAAGAAACGAGACACCCGAAAAGGCCGGCGGAAGAAGGACGTGGACGatgatggagaagagaaagagctcATGGAGCGTCTTAAGAAGCTCTCAGTGCCAGCCAGTGATGAGGAGGATGAGG TACCTGCCCCAATACCCCgaggagggaagaaaaccaaG GGTGGTAATGTTTTTGCAGCCCTGATTCATGATCAAagtgaggatgaggaggaggaagaaaaacatccTCCCAAGCCTGCCAAGTTGGAAAAGAATCGGATTAATAAG GCTGTATCTGAGGAACAACAGCCTGGGCTgaagggcagaaagggaaaggaagagaagtcaAAGGGGAAGACCAAG CCTCAAAATAAATTTGCTGCTCTGGAcaatgaagaggaggaggatgaagaagaagaaataacaaaacaaaaggagCCACTCAGACAAGGGAGGGAGAAGACCATGAAGGCAGAGCAG GgttcagaggaagaaggagaagaggaggaagaagaaggggagtcTAAGGCTGATGATCCTTATGTGCACCTTagcaaaaaggagaagaaaaagctaAAGAAACAA atGGAGTATGAGCGCCAGGTGGCTTCATTAAAAGCAGCTAATGCTGCTGAAAATGATTTCTCCGTGTCCCAAGCAGAGGTGTCCTCCCGCCAAGCCATGTTAGAAAATGCATCTGACATTAAG CTGGAGAAGTTCAGCATCTCGGCCCACGGCAAGGAGTTATTTGTCAACGCAGACTTGTACATTGTAGCTGGCCGCCGCTATGGGCTAGTGGGACCCAACGG CAAGGGCAAGACTACTCTCCTCAAGCACATTGCCAACCGGGCCTTGAGCATACCTCCCAACATTGACGTGCTGCTGTGTGAGCAGG AGGTGGTAGCAGATGAGACGCCAGCTGTGCAGGCTGTTCTTCGGGCCGACACCAAGCGATTGAAACTGTTGGAAGAGGAGCGACGGCTCCAGGGGCAGCTGGAGCAGGGAGATGATGCAGCTGCTGAGAGGCTAGAGAAG gtATATGAGGAATTGCGGGCGACTGGGGCAGCAGCTGCAGAGGCCAAAGCCCGGCGGATCCTGGCTGGTCTGGGCTTTGACCCTGAAATGCAGAATCGGCCCACACAGAAGTTCTCTGGGGGCTGGCGCATGCGTGTCTCCCTGGCCAG GGCATTGTTCATGGAGCCCACGCTGCTGATGTTGGATGAACCTACCAACCACCTGGACCTCAATGCTGTCATCTGGCTCAATAA CTACCTCCAGGGCTGGCGGAAGACATTGCTCATCGTTTCCCATGACCAGGGCTTTCTGGATGATGTCTGCACCGATATTATTCATCTCGATGCCCAGCGGCTCCATTACTATCGGGGCAATTACA TGACCTTCAAGAAGATGTATCAGCAGAAGCAGAAAGAACTGCTGAAGCAGTATGAGAAGCAGGAGAAGAAGCTGAAGGAGCTAAAGGCAGGTGGCAAGTCCACCAAGCAGGCG gaaaagcaaacaaaggaagCCCTGACTCGAAAGCAGCAGAAATGCCGGCGGAAAAACCAAGATGAGGAATCGCAAGAGGCCCCTGAGCTCCTGAAGCGCCCCAAGGAGTACACTGTGCGCTTTACCTTCCCTAATCCCCCACCGCTCAGCCCTCCTGTGCTGGGTCTGCATG GTGTGACGTTTGGCTATGAGGGGCAGAAACCACTCTTTAAGAACCTGGATTTTGGCATTGACATGGATTCAAGGA TCTGCATCGTGGGCCCTAACGGTGTGGGGAAGAGTACCCTGCTTCTGTTGTTGACGGGCAAGCTGACACCA ACTcgtggagaaatgagaaagaaccACCGGTTG AAAATTGGCTTCTTCAACCAGCAGTATGCAGAACAGCTGCGCATGGAGGAAACACCCACTGAATATCTGCAGCGGGGCTTCAACCTGCCCTACCAGGATGCCCGGAAGTGCCTAGGCCGCTTTGGCCTTGAGAGTCATGCCCACACCATCCAGATCTGCAAACTCTCTG GTGGGCAAAAAGCCCGAGTTGTGTTTGCTGAGCTGGCTTGTCGGGAACCCGATGTCCTCATCTTG GATGAACCCACCAATAACTTGGACATTGAGTCTATTGATGCTCTTGGGGAAGCCATCAATGAATACAAGGGTG ctgtgatCGTCGTCAGCCATGATGCCCGACTCATCACCGAAACCAACTGCCAGCTGTgggtggtggaggagcagagtgTAAGCCAGATCGATGGTGACTTTGAGGACTACAAGCGGGAGGTGTTGGAGGCTCTGGGTGAAGTCATGGTCAACAGACCCCGAGAGTGA
- the ABCF1 gene encoding ATP-binding cassette sub-family F member 1 isoform X1, with translation MPKGPKQQPPEPEWIGDGESTSPTDKVVKKGKKDKKTKKTFFEELAVEDKQAGEEEKVLKEKEQPQQQQQQQKKKRDTRKGRRKKDVDDDGEEKELMERLKKLSVPASDEEDEVPAPIPRGGKKTKGGNVFAALIHDQSEDEEEEEKHPPKPAKLEKNRINKAVSEEQQPGLKGRKGKEEKSKGKTKPQNKFAALDNEEEEDEEEEITKQKEPLRQGREKTMKAEQGSEEEGEEEEEEGESKADDPYVHLSKKEKKKLKKQMEYERQVASLKAANAAENDFSVSQAEVSSRQAMLENASDIKLEKFSISAHGKELFVNADLYIVAGRRYGLVGPNGKGKTTLLKHIANRALSIPPNIDVLLCEQEVVADETPAVQAVLRADTKRLKLLEEERRLQGQLEQGDDAAAERLEKVYEELRATGAAAAEAKARRILAGLGFDPEMQNRPTQKFSGGWRMRVSLARALFMEPTLLMLDEPTNHLDLNAVIWLNNYLQGWRKTLLIVSHDQGFLDDVCTDIIHLDAQRLHYYRGNYMTFKKMYQQKQKELLKQYEKQEKKLKELKAGGKSTKQAEKQTKEALTRKQQKCRRKNQDEESQEAPELLKRPKEYTVRFTFPNPPPLSPPVLGLHGVTFGYEGQKPLFKNLDFGIDMDSRICIVGPNGVGKSTLLLLLTGKLTPTRGEMRKNHRLKIGFFNQQYAEQLRMEETPTEYLQRGFNLPYQDARKCLGRFGLESHAHTIQICKLSGGQKARVVFAELACREPDVLILDEPTNNLDIESIDALGEAINEYKGAVIVVSHDARLITETNCQLWVVEEQSVSQIDGDFEDYKREVLEALGEVMVNRPRE, from the exons ACAAAGTggtgaagaaagggaagaaggacaaaaagaccaaaaagacG TTCTTTGAGGAACTGGCAGTAGAAGATAAACAggctggggaagaagagaaagtgcTAAAGGAGAAGGAGCAGCCGCAACAGCAACAGCAG caGCAAAAAAAGAAACGAGACACCCGAAAAGGCCGGCGGAAGAAGGACGTGGACGatgatggagaagagaaagagctcATGGAGCGTCTTAAGAAGCTCTCAGTGCCAGCCAGTGATGAGGAGGATGAGG TACCTGCCCCAATACCCCgaggagggaagaaaaccaaG GGTGGTAATGTTTTTGCAGCCCTGATTCATGATCAAagtgaggatgaggaggaggaagaaaaacatccTCCCAAGCCTGCCAAGTTGGAAAAGAATCGGATTAATAAG GCTGTATCTGAGGAACAACAGCCTGGGCTgaagggcagaaagggaaaggaagagaagtcaAAGGGGAAGACCAAG CCTCAAAATAAATTTGCTGCTCTGGAcaatgaagaggaggaggatgaagaagaagaaataacaaaacaaaaggagCCACTCAGACAAGGGAGGGAGAAGACCATGAAGGCAGAGCAG GgttcagaggaagaaggagaagaggaggaagaagaaggggagtcTAAGGCTGATGATCCTTATGTGCACCTTagcaaaaaggagaagaaaaagctaAAGAAACAA atGGAGTATGAGCGCCAGGTGGCTTCATTAAAAGCAGCTAATGCTGCTGAAAATGATTTCTCCGTGTCCCAAGCAGAGGTGTCCTCCCGCCAAGCCATGTTAGAAAATGCATCTGACATTAAG CTGGAGAAGTTCAGCATCTCGGCCCACGGCAAGGAGTTATTTGTCAACGCAGACTTGTACATTGTAGCTGGCCGCCGCTATGGGCTAGTGGGACCCAACGG CAAGGGCAAGACTACTCTCCTCAAGCACATTGCCAACCGGGCCTTGAGCATACCTCCCAACATTGACGTGCTGCTGTGTGAGCAGG AGGTGGTAGCAGATGAGACGCCAGCTGTGCAGGCTGTTCTTCGGGCCGACACCAAGCGATTGAAACTGTTGGAAGAGGAGCGACGGCTCCAGGGGCAGCTGGAGCAGGGAGATGATGCAGCTGCTGAGAGGCTAGAGAAG gtATATGAGGAATTGCGGGCGACTGGGGCAGCAGCTGCAGAGGCCAAAGCCCGGCGGATCCTGGCTGGTCTGGGCTTTGACCCTGAAATGCAGAATCGGCCCACACAGAAGTTCTCTGGGGGCTGGCGCATGCGTGTCTCCCTGGCCAG GGCATTGTTCATGGAGCCCACGCTGCTGATGTTGGATGAACCTACCAACCACCTGGACCTCAATGCTGTCATCTGGCTCAATAA CTACCTCCAGGGCTGGCGGAAGACATTGCTCATCGTTTCCCATGACCAGGGCTTTCTGGATGATGTCTGCACCGATATTATTCATCTCGATGCCCAGCGGCTCCATTACTATCGGGGCAATTACA TGACCTTCAAGAAGATGTATCAGCAGAAGCAGAAAGAACTGCTGAAGCAGTATGAGAAGCAGGAGAAGAAGCTGAAGGAGCTAAAGGCAGGTGGCAAGTCCACCAAGCAGGCG gaaaagcaaacaaaggaagCCCTGACTCGAAAGCAGCAGAAATGCCGGCGGAAAAACCAAGATGAGGAATCGCAAGAGGCCCCTGAGCTCCTGAAGCGCCCCAAGGAGTACACTGTGCGCTTTACCTTCCCTAATCCCCCACCGCTCAGCCCTCCTGTGCTGGGTCTGCATG GTGTGACGTTTGGCTATGAGGGGCAGAAACCACTCTTTAAGAACCTGGATTTTGGCATTGACATGGATTCAAGGA TCTGCATCGTGGGCCCTAACGGTGTGGGGAAGAGTACCCTGCTTCTGTTGTTGACGGGCAAGCTGACACCA ACTcgtggagaaatgagaaagaaccACCGGTTG AAAATTGGCTTCTTCAACCAGCAGTATGCAGAACAGCTGCGCATGGAGGAAACACCCACTGAATATCTGCAGCGGGGCTTCAACCTGCCCTACCAGGATGCCCGGAAGTGCCTAGGCCGCTTTGGCCTTGAGAGTCATGCCCACACCATCCAGATCTGCAAACTCTCTG GTGGGCAAAAAGCCCGAGTTGTGTTTGCTGAGCTGGCTTGTCGGGAACCCGATGTCCTCATCTTG GATGAACCCACCAATAACTTGGACATTGAGTCTATTGATGCTCTTGGGGAAGCCATCAATGAATACAAGGGTG ctgtgatCGTCGTCAGCCATGATGCCCGACTCATCACCGAAACCAACTGCCAGCTGTgggtggtggaggagcagagtgTAAGCCAGATCGATGGTGACTTTGAGGACTACAAGCGGGAGGTGTTGGAGGCTCTGGGTGAAGTCATGGTCAACAGACCCCGAGAGTGA
- the ABCF1 gene encoding ATP-binding cassette sub-family F member 1 isoform X2: MPKGPKQQPPEPEWIGDGESTSPTDKVVKKGKKDKKTKKTFFEELAVEDKQAGEEEKVLKEKEQPQQQQQQKKKRDTRKGRRKKDVDDDGEEKELMERLKKLSVPASDEEDEVPAPIPRGGKKTKGGNVFAALIHDQSEDEEEEEKHPPKPAKLEKNRINKAVSEEQQPGLKGRKGKEEKSKGKTKPQNKFAALDNEEEEDEEEEITKQKEPLRQGREKTMKAEQGSEEEGEEEEEEGESKADDPYVHLSKKEKKKLKKQMEYERQVASLKAANAAENDFSVSQAEVSSRQAMLENASDIKLEKFSISAHGKELFVNADLYIVAGRRYGLVGPNGKGKTTLLKHIANRALSIPPNIDVLLCEQEVVADETPAVQAVLRADTKRLKLLEEERRLQGQLEQGDDAAAERLEKVYEELRATGAAAAEAKARRILAGLGFDPEMQNRPTQKFSGGWRMRVSLARALFMEPTLLMLDEPTNHLDLNAVIWLNNYLQGWRKTLLIVSHDQGFLDDVCTDIIHLDAQRLHYYRGNYMTFKKMYQQKQKELLKQYEKQEKKLKELKAGGKSTKQAEKQTKEALTRKQQKCRRKNQDEESQEAPELLKRPKEYTVRFTFPNPPPLSPPVLGLHGVTFGYEGQKPLFKNLDFGIDMDSRICIVGPNGVGKSTLLLLLTGKLTPTRGEMRKNHRLKIGFFNQQYAEQLRMEETPTEYLQRGFNLPYQDARKCLGRFGLESHAHTIQICKLSGGQKARVVFAELACREPDVLILDEPTNNLDIESIDALGEAINEYKGAVIVVSHDARLITETNCQLWVVEEQSVSQIDGDFEDYKREVLEALGEVMVNRPRE; this comes from the exons ACAAAGTggtgaagaaagggaagaaggacaaaaagaccaaaaagacG TTCTTTGAGGAACTGGCAGTAGAAGATAAACAggctggggaagaagagaaagtgcTAAAGGAGAAGGAGCAGCCGCAACAGCAACAGCAG CAAAAAAAGAAACGAGACACCCGAAAAGGCCGGCGGAAGAAGGACGTGGACGatgatggagaagagaaagagctcATGGAGCGTCTTAAGAAGCTCTCAGTGCCAGCCAGTGATGAGGAGGATGAGG TACCTGCCCCAATACCCCgaggagggaagaaaaccaaG GGTGGTAATGTTTTTGCAGCCCTGATTCATGATCAAagtgaggatgaggaggaggaagaaaaacatccTCCCAAGCCTGCCAAGTTGGAAAAGAATCGGATTAATAAG GCTGTATCTGAGGAACAACAGCCTGGGCTgaagggcagaaagggaaaggaagagaagtcaAAGGGGAAGACCAAG CCTCAAAATAAATTTGCTGCTCTGGAcaatgaagaggaggaggatgaagaagaagaaataacaaaacaaaaggagCCACTCAGACAAGGGAGGGAGAAGACCATGAAGGCAGAGCAG GgttcagaggaagaaggagaagaggaggaagaagaaggggagtcTAAGGCTGATGATCCTTATGTGCACCTTagcaaaaaggagaagaaaaagctaAAGAAACAA atGGAGTATGAGCGCCAGGTGGCTTCATTAAAAGCAGCTAATGCTGCTGAAAATGATTTCTCCGTGTCCCAAGCAGAGGTGTCCTCCCGCCAAGCCATGTTAGAAAATGCATCTGACATTAAG CTGGAGAAGTTCAGCATCTCGGCCCACGGCAAGGAGTTATTTGTCAACGCAGACTTGTACATTGTAGCTGGCCGCCGCTATGGGCTAGTGGGACCCAACGG CAAGGGCAAGACTACTCTCCTCAAGCACATTGCCAACCGGGCCTTGAGCATACCTCCCAACATTGACGTGCTGCTGTGTGAGCAGG AGGTGGTAGCAGATGAGACGCCAGCTGTGCAGGCTGTTCTTCGGGCCGACACCAAGCGATTGAAACTGTTGGAAGAGGAGCGACGGCTCCAGGGGCAGCTGGAGCAGGGAGATGATGCAGCTGCTGAGAGGCTAGAGAAG gtATATGAGGAATTGCGGGCGACTGGGGCAGCAGCTGCAGAGGCCAAAGCCCGGCGGATCCTGGCTGGTCTGGGCTTTGACCCTGAAATGCAGAATCGGCCCACACAGAAGTTCTCTGGGGGCTGGCGCATGCGTGTCTCCCTGGCCAG GGCATTGTTCATGGAGCCCACGCTGCTGATGTTGGATGAACCTACCAACCACCTGGACCTCAATGCTGTCATCTGGCTCAATAA CTACCTCCAGGGCTGGCGGAAGACATTGCTCATCGTTTCCCATGACCAGGGCTTTCTGGATGATGTCTGCACCGATATTATTCATCTCGATGCCCAGCGGCTCCATTACTATCGGGGCAATTACA TGACCTTCAAGAAGATGTATCAGCAGAAGCAGAAAGAACTGCTGAAGCAGTATGAGAAGCAGGAGAAGAAGCTGAAGGAGCTAAAGGCAGGTGGCAAGTCCACCAAGCAGGCG gaaaagcaaacaaaggaagCCCTGACTCGAAAGCAGCAGAAATGCCGGCGGAAAAACCAAGATGAGGAATCGCAAGAGGCCCCTGAGCTCCTGAAGCGCCCCAAGGAGTACACTGTGCGCTTTACCTTCCCTAATCCCCCACCGCTCAGCCCTCCTGTGCTGGGTCTGCATG GTGTGACGTTTGGCTATGAGGGGCAGAAACCACTCTTTAAGAACCTGGATTTTGGCATTGACATGGATTCAAGGA TCTGCATCGTGGGCCCTAACGGTGTGGGGAAGAGTACCCTGCTTCTGTTGTTGACGGGCAAGCTGACACCA ACTcgtggagaaatgagaaagaaccACCGGTTG AAAATTGGCTTCTTCAACCAGCAGTATGCAGAACAGCTGCGCATGGAGGAAACACCCACTGAATATCTGCAGCGGGGCTTCAACCTGCCCTACCAGGATGCCCGGAAGTGCCTAGGCCGCTTTGGCCTTGAGAGTCATGCCCACACCATCCAGATCTGCAAACTCTCTG GTGGGCAAAAAGCCCGAGTTGTGTTTGCTGAGCTGGCTTGTCGGGAACCCGATGTCCTCATCTTG GATGAACCCACCAATAACTTGGACATTGAGTCTATTGATGCTCTTGGGGAAGCCATCAATGAATACAAGGGTG ctgtgatCGTCGTCAGCCATGATGCCCGACTCATCACCGAAACCAACTGCCAGCTGTgggtggtggaggagcagagtgTAAGCCAGATCGATGGTGACTTTGAGGACTACAAGCGGGAGGTGTTGGAGGCTCTGGGTGAAGTCATGGTCAACAGACCCCGAGAGTGA